The following are encoded together in the Campylobacter devanensis genome:
- a CDS encoding Gfo/Idh/MocA family protein: MRALILSMGSIGRRHADVLRSLGFDISAISSQKIIDIKCYKELETVDINQFDYFIIASPTYLHFKHLSYIDLNACNKIILCEKPLFDKFRDFNPNNKIFIGYNLRFHPLILELKNMLNPSDILTIEARCGQYLPSWRKRKYTSSYSAKKELGGGVLLDLSHEIDYLSFLCDSKLELIKSYQAKVSNLNITSDDICMILAKCNKTLINISLNYLSKTPYRQILIETNNNTYHLDLIANILKIVDQDGKITQIQKPNLQRNDTFKAMHIDALNMQNHICTFSQAMDTMRLIDQIQKENI, encoded by the coding sequence ATGAGAGCGCTTATACTTTCTATGGGGTCAATTGGTCGCCGCCACGCTGATGTTTTGCGCTCATTAGGATTTGATATTAGTGCCATTTCATCACAAAAAATTATTGATATAAAATGTTATAAAGAGCTTGAAACAGTAGATATAAATCAGTTTGATTACTTTATCATTGCCTCGCCTACATATTTGCATTTTAAACATTTAAGCTATATTGATTTAAATGCCTGTAATAAAATAATACTTTGCGAAAAGCCATTATTTGATAAATTTAGAGATTTTAATCCAAACAATAAGATTTTTATTGGGTATAATCTGCGTTTTCATCCACTAATTTTAGAGCTAAAAAATATGCTAAATCCAAGCGATATTTTAACTATTGAAGCTCGCTGTGGTCAATATTTGCCATCATGGCGAAAACGAAAATATACTAGCTCTTATAGCGCTAAAAAGGAGCTTGGCGGAGGCGTTTTGTTAGATCTTAGTCATGAGATTGATTATCTTAGCTTTTTATGCGATTCTAAATTAGAATTGATTAAATCTTATCAAGCCAAAGTATCAAATTTAAATATCACTAGCGATGATATTTGTATGATTTTAGCTAAATGCAATAAGACTTTAATAAATATCAGCCTAAATTATCTAAGTAAAACACCATATCGTCAAATTTTAATTGAGACAAATAATAATACCTATCATCTTGACCTCATCGCAAATATACTTAAAATAGTAGATCAAGATGGAAAAATCACTCAAATACAAAAACCAAATTTACAAAGAAACGATACTTTCAAAGCGATGCATATAGATGCTTTAAATATGCAAAATCATATATGTACATTTTCTCAAGCTATGGATACAATGCGACTAATAGATCAAATT